A single window of Pseudomonas marginalis DNA harbors:
- a CDS encoding GntR family transcriptional regulator: MTLSLSLADQIALELRADIIAGRLLPGMALVEVDLVKAYSASRNTIREALHRLGQEGLTRYVRNKGVMVRRLEREEVRDLFVVRRTLELQAIAGSDALTHEQSERLQNAIDATTLAREREDWRAVATHSLLFHQHIVGLMGSPLFDEFFAQVIAQLRLVFCAAPDEQRFQSPWLERDREIYQWLVEQDKPAAGEAMSLYLDDSERLSLALFTHP, from the coding sequence ATGACGCTCAGTTTGTCTTTAGCCGACCAGATTGCCCTGGAGCTGCGTGCCGACATCATTGCGGGGCGGTTATTGCCAGGCATGGCATTGGTCGAGGTGGATCTGGTCAAGGCCTACAGTGCGTCGCGCAATACGATTCGCGAAGCCTTGCACCGTCTGGGGCAGGAGGGGTTGACCCGTTATGTGCGTAACAAGGGCGTCATGGTGCGGCGGTTGGAGCGGGAGGAAGTCCGCGATCTGTTTGTAGTCCGCCGTACCCTGGAGTTGCAGGCCATCGCCGGAAGCGATGCCTTGACGCACGAGCAATCCGAACGCCTGCAAAACGCCATTGACGCCACCACCCTGGCCCGTGAGCGCGAGGATTGGCGTGCGGTGGCCACCCACAGTTTGCTGTTCCATCAGCACATCGTCGGGTTGATGGGCAGCCCGTTGTTCGATGAGTTTTTTGCCCAGGTCATCGCCCAGTTGCGCCTGGTGTTTTGCGCCGCGCCTGATGAGCAACGTTTCCAGTCGCCCTGGCTGGAGCGTGACCGTGAGATTTATCAATGGCTGGTCGAGCAGGACAAACCGGCGGCAGGGGAGGCGATGAGCCTGTACCTGGATGATTCGGAACGCCTGTCCTTGGCCCTGTTTACCCACCCCTGA
- a CDS encoding NAD-dependent epimerase/dehydratase family protein: MKLLITGASGFIGKNLMKAAIKKWGVGNVIALTATPNLNETSITFKNHQQDLGLTNAEIERIQDVDVIIHAGAYTPKSAATANAINECNSNVAFTNNLLSIDFKKLSKIIFTSTLDVYKNTTPISESSVTGPSTLYGWSKLYCEQIIANYAQQKSINSHTLRIGHVYGPGEEQYQKFLPKTIGRILAGEEVELYGDGSELRSFIYIDDVVSAILASVELAERVDIINIVGGHTVSIKNLLYQLISISGRDVQVKQKSSSAATRDFIFDTTLIKKYLLATETDFELGLKSEIEYFEAIK; encoded by the coding sequence ATGAAACTGCTGATTACTGGAGCATCAGGGTTCATCGGCAAGAACCTAATGAAAGCAGCTATAAAAAAATGGGGCGTCGGCAACGTTATTGCGCTGACTGCAACACCCAATCTCAATGAGACAAGCATTACATTTAAAAATCATCAGCAGGACCTTGGCCTAACCAACGCAGAAATTGAACGCATCCAAGACGTTGACGTCATCATTCACGCAGGCGCCTACACACCCAAGTCCGCAGCGACTGCAAATGCTATTAATGAATGCAACAGCAACGTAGCGTTCACCAACAACCTGCTATCAATTGATTTCAAAAAACTAAGCAAAATAATTTTTACCAGCACACTGGACGTATACAAAAATACAACGCCAATATCAGAAAGCTCGGTAACCGGCCCAAGTACGCTTTATGGTTGGTCAAAACTTTATTGTGAACAGATCATAGCAAACTATGCTCAGCAAAAGTCCATAAACAGTCACACACTCAGAATCGGTCATGTGTACGGCCCCGGAGAGGAGCAGTATCAAAAATTCTTGCCCAAGACTATTGGCAGAATCTTAGCTGGCGAAGAAGTAGAACTCTATGGTGACGGATCAGAGCTACGAAGCTTCATTTACATAGATGATGTTGTATCAGCAATACTAGCCAGCGTCGAGCTGGCCGAGCGCGTTGATATAATAAACATTGTGGGGGGGCATACCGTCTCAATAAAAAACCTGCTATATCAACTGATATCGATAAGCGGCCGAGACGTACAAGTGAAGCAAAAATCATCCAGCGCCGCCACAAGAGATTTTATTTTCGATACAACGCTCATAAAAAAATACCTACTGGCAACAGAAACAGATTTTGAACTAGGATTAAAGTCAGAAATCGAGTACTTCGAGGCGATCAAATGA
- the eat gene encoding ethanolamine permease translates to MNTQLKPTLGTLHLWGIAVGLVISGEYFGWSYGWGVAGTLGFLVTSLMVAAMYTCFIFSFTELTTAIPHAGGPFAYSRRAFGEKGGLIAGLATLIEFVFAPPAIALAIGAYLNVQFPALDPKHAAVGAYIVFMGLNILGVKLAATFELVVCVLAVAELLVFMGVVAPAFSFSNFALNGWAGSDTFGAPAIAGMFAAIPFAIWFFLAIEGAAMAAEEAKDPKRTIPKAYISGILTLVILAMGVMFFAGGVGDWRTLSNINDPLPQAMKTVVGDNSGWLHMLVWIGLFGLVASFHGIILGYSRQFFALARAGYLPSFLAKLSRFQTPHRAIIAGGVVGIAAIYSDGLINLGGMTLTAAMITMAVFGAIVMYIMSMLSLFKLRKTEPLLERTFRAPGYPIVPGIALALAVVCLVAMAWFNTLIGLIFLGFMAVGFIYFQMTAQDRADAPADAMLTGL, encoded by the coding sequence ATGAACACACAACTCAAACCCACCTTGGGCACCCTGCATTTATGGGGCATTGCCGTCGGGCTGGTGATTTCCGGGGAATACTTCGGCTGGAGCTACGGCTGGGGCGTGGCCGGGACCTTGGGCTTCCTGGTGACCTCGCTGATGGTCGCCGCGATGTACACCTGCTTTATCTTCAGTTTCACCGAGCTGACTACCGCCATTCCTCACGCAGGCGGGCCGTTTGCCTACAGTCGTCGCGCCTTTGGGGAGAAAGGCGGCTTGATCGCAGGCCTCGCCACTCTGATCGAATTTGTCTTCGCCCCGCCTGCCATCGCCCTGGCGATCGGCGCGTATCTGAATGTGCAGTTCCCGGCCCTGGACCCCAAGCATGCGGCCGTCGGTGCCTACATCGTGTTCATGGGGCTGAATATTCTCGGCGTAAAACTCGCCGCGACCTTCGAGCTGGTGGTGTGCGTGCTCGCCGTCGCCGAGCTGCTGGTGTTCATGGGCGTGGTCGCGCCCGCATTCAGCTTCAGCAACTTTGCCCTGAACGGCTGGGCCGGTTCCGATACCTTCGGCGCCCCGGCGATTGCCGGGATGTTTGCGGCAATTCCGTTTGCCATCTGGTTCTTCCTGGCCATCGAAGGCGCAGCCATGGCGGCCGAGGAAGCGAAAGATCCGAAGCGCACCATTCCAAAGGCCTACATCAGCGGCATCCTGACCCTGGTGATCCTGGCCATGGGCGTGATGTTCTTCGCCGGCGGCGTGGGCGACTGGCGCACCCTGTCGAACATCAACGATCCACTGCCGCAGGCGATGAAAACCGTGGTGGGCGACAACTCCGGCTGGCTGCACATGCTGGTCTGGATCGGCCTGTTCGGCCTGGTGGCGAGCTTCCACGGCATTATCCTGGGCTACTCGCGCCAGTTCTTTGCCCTGGCCCGCGCCGGTTACCTGCCCTCCTTCCTCGCCAAATTATCGCGCTTTCAGACACCACACCGGGCAATCATCGCCGGTGGCGTGGTCGGCATCGCCGCCATCTACAGCGATGGCCTGATCAACCTGGGTGGCATGACATTGACCGCGGCGATGATCACCATGGCGGTGTTCGGTGCCATCGTGATGTACATCATGAGCATGCTCAGCCTGTTCAAACTGCGTAAGACCGAGCCGCTGCTGGAACGTACCTTCCGCGCGCCGGGTTATCCGATCGTGCCGGGCATTGCGCTTGCGCTGGCCGTGGTGTGCCTGGTGGCCATGGCGTGGTTCAACACGCTGATCGGGCTGATCTTCCTCGGCTTTATGGCCGTGGGTTTCATCTACTTCCAGATGACCGCACAGGACCGTGCCGATGCACCGGCAGATGCAATGTTGACCGGGCTCTAA
- a CDS encoding ATP-grasp domain-containing protein, giving the protein MSKILIAGAGGAPSEGVIKSLQQDDKKETIIGMGSEPSDLVLSNASKKLYIPYANTPEYKNALLNILNQEKPDLVHFQNDLEIYHASLMRDEILATGTRLFMPDHEVIDTCVHKYKSYLAFKAAGVPVPSNKMINNVSDLEEAFSTLAGDDGKIWLRASSIGGGGKGAIPTNDFMLAKSWIDHYNGWGDFIAAQMLTPSTITWLSIWHEGELVVAQSRERRAWTHGNRSISGVTGVTKVGVTCENNEATEIAIQSVKAVSKKPHGIFGVDMAYDKSGTPNPTEINISRFFTTVQFFTEAGLNMPKIFKDIALYNEFPTLNKTINPLPNELMWLRGMDTPPKLTTASEIDNGIIFP; this is encoded by the coding sequence ATGTCAAAAATATTGATAGCAGGTGCTGGCGGGGCCCCCTCGGAAGGTGTGATCAAATCACTGCAACAGGATGATAAAAAAGAAACAATTATTGGAATGGGATCAGAACCCTCAGATCTTGTGTTATCCAACGCCAGTAAAAAACTATATATCCCATACGCCAATACACCTGAATACAAAAATGCGCTGCTTAACATTTTAAACCAGGAAAAACCCGACTTGGTACATTTCCAGAATGACCTGGAAATCTATCATGCATCCCTGATGAGAGATGAAATTCTGGCCACAGGCACACGCTTGTTTATGCCGGACCACGAGGTTATTGATACGTGCGTCCATAAATACAAGTCTTATCTTGCGTTCAAAGCCGCAGGAGTTCCAGTACCAAGCAACAAGATGATCAATAACGTCTCTGACTTAGAGGAAGCATTCAGCACATTGGCTGGAGACGATGGAAAAATATGGTTACGCGCCTCATCCATCGGCGGTGGCGGAAAAGGCGCAATTCCAACAAATGACTTCATGCTCGCCAAATCGTGGATAGACCACTATAACGGCTGGGGCGATTTCATTGCTGCGCAAATGCTAACACCCAGCACAATCACTTGGCTGTCCATCTGGCACGAAGGAGAGCTTGTAGTAGCTCAGTCGCGTGAGCGCAGAGCCTGGACACACGGAAACAGAAGTATCTCCGGGGTGACTGGCGTGACGAAAGTCGGTGTAACCTGTGAAAACAACGAAGCCACAGAAATCGCTATACAGTCAGTTAAAGCCGTATCGAAAAAGCCCCATGGAATATTCGGCGTAGATATGGCCTACGACAAATCGGGCACGCCAAACCCTACGGAAATAAATATTTCCAGATTTTTTACGACAGTGCAGTTTTTCACAGAAGCCGGACTGAACATGCCGAAAATATTCAAGGACATTGCACTATATAATGAATTCCCGACACTCAATAAAACCATCAACCCTCTGCCAAATGAATTGATGTGGTTGAGAGGCATGGACACCCCGCCGAAACTGACAACGGCCAGTGAAATTGACAATGGGATTATATTCCCATGA
- a CDS encoding ComEA family DNA-binding protein, with protein MQNTYLTSLIFAFLTTLSVTTTAAPSIKPEAPTPITAQMTKVEQSTKVNLNTADAETLRRDLFGIGAAKAQAIIAYRESNGPFTAVDELLEVKGIGKALLEKNRDRLAIN; from the coding sequence ATGCAAAACACCTACCTCACCTCCCTAATCTTCGCCTTCCTCACGACCCTCTCAGTCACCACCACCGCAGCCCCGTCCATCAAACCCGAAGCTCCAACCCCTATCACCGCCCAGATGACCAAGGTCGAGCAGTCCACCAAGGTCAACCTGAACACCGCCGATGCCGAGACCCTGCGTCGTGACCTCTTCGGTATCGGTGCCGCTAAAGCCCAGGCGATCATCGCCTATCGCGAAAGCAATGGTCCGTTCACGGCGGTGGATGAGTTGTTGGAAGTGAAGGGGATTGGCAAGGCGCTGCTGGAGAAGAATCGCGATAGGCTGGCCATCAACTGA
- a CDS encoding urea carboxylase-associated family protein — protein sequence MYKDYPAAYQVSKGSALQVDAAFYERIRDRKDQRSLIEQFEVPIRTGRAWKVPAGHVFRVTTPVGPQVGDFNVWNANDPRERLWAARTRQLQGAHVSTHDRLWSNLPFLRPLVTITDDSLASYGIDEHGGRLHDLLGTRCDPYVNRMLTGEDFHHHCHSNLTRAVLPHGLTEFDVHDVLNIFQCTGLNHDDMYFMKACPAQKGDYLEFFAEIDLLCALSTCPGGDLSLPMWGPDAQDPLTVCRPLGVEIYRLEDELLDGWSQPERAAYKGQHGLQIAKADWE from the coding sequence ATGTACAAAGACTATCCGGCCGCTTATCAGGTCAGCAAGGGTTCGGCGTTGCAGGTCGACGCGGCATTTTACGAGCGCATTCGTGACCGAAAAGATCAGCGCAGCTTGATCGAGCAGTTCGAGGTACCGATTCGCACGGGCAGGGCGTGGAAGGTGCCCGCCGGGCATGTGTTTCGTGTTACCACGCCCGTGGGCCCGCAGGTGGGGGACTTCAATGTGTGGAACGCCAATGACCCCCGCGAACGTCTTTGGGCTGCACGTACCCGTCAGTTGCAGGGGGCGCATGTGAGCACTCATGACCGGCTATGGTCGAATCTGCCATTTCTAAGGCCACTGGTTACCATCACCGATGACAGCCTGGCCAGTTACGGCATCGATGAGCACGGCGGGCGTCTGCATGACTTGCTGGGGACGCGGTGCGATCCCTATGTGAACCGCATGCTCACCGGCGAGGACTTCCATCACCATTGCCACTCCAACCTGACTCGCGCGGTATTACCCCACGGGCTGACGGAATTCGACGTGCATGACGTGCTGAATATTTTCCAGTGTACGGGCCTCAATCACGACGACATGTATTTCATGAAAGCCTGCCCGGCGCAGAAGGGCGATTACCTGGAGTTCTTTGCCGAGATTGATTTGCTCTGCGCGCTGTCGACGTGCCCGGGCGGGGATTTGTCGCTGCCGATGTGGGGGCCGGATGCGCAGGATCCGCTGACGGTGTGCCGTCCGTTGGGGGTTGAGATCTATCGGCTGGAGGACGAGTTGCTGGACGGCTGGAGCCAGCCGGAGCGTGCTGCCTATAAAGGGCAGCACGGGTTGCAGATTGCCAAGGCGGATTGGGAGTAA
- the kdpA gene encoding potassium-transporting ATPase subunit KdpA, translating to MHSYDYWLIIAFFAVVLVPAPFLGRFYYKVMEGQRTWLSPVLGPVEKACYRLSGVDEHQEQSWQKYMLALLAFNLAGFLLLFAILLFQDYLPLNPQKLPGQEWTLAFNTAVSFMTNTNWQSYSGEASLSYLSQMAGLTVQNFVSAATGLAVLVALCRGIGRKSARTLGNFWVDMTRATLYGLLPLCLVLALFLVWQGVPQTFAHYVDAVTLQGVDQVIPLGPAASQIAIKQLGTNGGGFFGVNSAHPFEDPTAWANLFEVASIILIPVALVFTFGHYVKDLRQSRAILGCMLALFLIGGATSLWSEYQPNPTLNNPAVEQTAPLEGKEARFGTTGTVLWSVTTTAASNGSVNGMQDSLNPLSGMVALVNMMVGEVIFGGVGAGMYGMLLNVLIAVFLAGLMIGRTPEYLGKKLQAKEVQLLVVTLLVMPVGVLVLGAIAASLPGPAGAISNPGPHGFSQLLYAYTSASANNGSAFGGFSANTPFHNLMLGLGMLIGRFGYILPVLALAGSLAMKKTAPIGQNSFPTHGPLFVTLLTVTILLVGGLTFLPTLALGPIAEHLSMGF from the coding sequence ATGCACAGTTATGACTATTGGCTGATCATTGCCTTCTTTGCCGTGGTACTGGTGCCGGCGCCGTTCCTGGGGCGGTTCTACTACAAGGTGATGGAAGGCCAGCGCACGTGGCTGAGCCCGGTGCTGGGGCCTGTCGAAAAAGCCTGTTATCGCCTGTCGGGGGTGGATGAACATCAGGAACAAAGCTGGCAGAAATACATGCTGGCCTTGCTCGCGTTCAACCTCGCGGGCTTTTTGCTGTTGTTCGCGATCCTGCTGTTCCAGGACTATCTCCCACTGAACCCGCAGAAATTGCCGGGCCAGGAATGGACCCTGGCCTTCAATACCGCGGTCAGTTTCATGACCAACACCAACTGGCAGTCCTACAGCGGTGAGGCGTCCCTGAGCTACCTCAGCCAGATGGCTGGCCTGACCGTGCAGAACTTCGTCAGTGCGGCCACCGGCCTGGCCGTCCTGGTCGCGCTGTGCCGTGGGATCGGGCGCAAATCCGCCAGGACCCTGGGTAACTTCTGGGTCGACATGACCCGCGCCACGCTCTACGGCCTGCTGCCGTTGTGCCTGGTGCTGGCGCTGTTCCTGGTGTGGCAGGGCGTACCGCAAACCTTCGCGCACTATGTGGATGCCGTGACCCTGCAAGGCGTGGATCAAGTGATCCCCTTGGGCCCGGCAGCCAGCCAGATTGCGATCAAGCAACTGGGCACCAACGGCGGCGGCTTCTTCGGCGTCAACTCGGCGCACCCGTTTGAAGACCCGACCGCCTGGGCCAACCTGTTCGAAGTGGCTTCGATCATCCTGATCCCGGTGGCGTTGGTATTCACCTTCGGCCACTACGTGAAAGACCTGCGCCAGAGCCGCGCGATCCTTGGCTGCATGCTGGCGCTGTTCCTGATCGGCGGCGCCACTTCCCTGTGGTCCGAATACCAGCCCAACCCGACCTTGAACAACCCGGCCGTCGAGCAGACCGCACCGCTGGAAGGCAAGGAAGCGCGCTTCGGCACCACCGGCACGGTGTTGTGGTCGGTGACCACCACCGCGGCGTCCAACGGTTCGGTCAACGGCATGCAAGACAGCCTCAACCCCCTCAGTGGGATGGTGGCGCTGGTCAACATGATGGTCGGCGAAGTGATCTTCGGCGGCGTCGGCGCCGGTATGTACGGCATGTTGCTCAACGTGTTGATCGCGGTGTTCCTGGCCGGCCTGATGATCGGGCGCACCCCGGAATACCTGGGCAAGAAACTCCAGGCCAAGGAAGTGCAGCTGCTGGTCGTGACCCTGTTGGTGATGCCGGTGGGCGTGCTGGTACTGGGTGCCATCGCCGCGAGCCTGCCCGGCCCAGCCGGCGCGATCAGTAACCCTGGCCCTCATGGTTTCAGCCAGTTGCTGTACGCCTACACCTCGGCCAGCGCCAACAACGGCTCGGCGTTCGGCGGTTTCAGTGCCAACACGCCGTTCCACAACCTGATGCTGGGCCTGGGCATGTTGATCGGCCGCTTCGGCTACATCCTCCCGGTACTGGCCCTGGCCGGCAGCCTGGCGATGAAGAAGACCGCACCGATTGGCCAGAACAGCTTCCCGACCCATGGTCCGCTGTTCGTGACCCTGTTGACCGTGACTATTTTGCTGGTGGGCGGCCTGACTTTCCTGCCGACGCTGGCGCTGGGGCCCATCGCTGAACACTTGAGCATGGGCTTCTAA
- a CDS encoding DUF2897 family protein, translating into MPWYAWLIMVVAIGSIVGGLMMLRDSANKVELTDEQRKRVAERNAQADAKDAQDR; encoded by the coding sequence ATGCCGTGGTATGCGTGGTTGATTATGGTGGTTGCGATTGGGTCGATCGTCGGAGGGCTGATGATGCTGCGTGACAGCGCCAACAAGGTGGAACTCACCGACGAACAACGCAAACGCGTGGCCGAGCGCAATGCCCAGGCGGACGCCAAGGACGCGCAGGACCGCTAG
- a CDS encoding TetR/AcrR family transcriptional regulator: MRYSQNHKAQTHQRIITEASARFRRDGIDATGLQPLMKALNLTHGGFYAHFKSKDELVETALQAAAADLDAHCDMLFSQEQPLGAFIDSYLSEWHLASPDQGCPLPTMCSELGLRGQPSATTDQVLNARLKQIETALGEERCDAKSLVMMSTLVGALVLARSVEDPQLARQIMAVVRERLKTQNPEGKKADQ; this comes from the coding sequence ATGCGTTATTCACAAAACCACAAAGCCCAGACCCACCAACGCATCATCACGGAAGCCTCTGCGCGCTTTCGCCGCGATGGCATCGACGCCACCGGCCTACAGCCACTGATGAAAGCGTTGAACCTGACCCATGGCGGCTTTTACGCGCATTTCAAATCCAAGGACGAACTGGTGGAAACAGCCCTGCAGGCGGCCGCCGCAGACCTGGACGCCCATTGCGACATGCTGTTCAGCCAGGAGCAGCCGCTGGGCGCGTTTATCGACAGTTACCTGTCGGAATGGCACCTGGCCTCCCCGGACCAAGGCTGCCCGCTGCCAACGATGTGTTCAGAACTGGGGCTCCGAGGCCAGCCCAGTGCGACTACAGACCAGGTACTCAACGCAAGGCTCAAGCAAATAGAAACGGCATTGGGAGAGGAGCGTTGCGATGCAAAGAGCCTGGTGATGATGTCGACACTGGTGGGCGCATTGGTACTGGCCAGGAGTGTTGAAGACCCTCAATTGGCAAGACAGATCATGGCCGTGGTGCGCGAACGCCTGAAAACGCAGAACCCGGAGGGCAAAAAGGCCGATCAATGA
- the kdpF gene encoding K(+)-transporting ATPase subunit F, whose protein sequence is MSVLDGVSLLLAVALFIYLLVALLRADRN, encoded by the coding sequence ATGAGCGTTCTGGACGGGGTGTCACTGCTATTGGCCGTGGCGCTGTTCATTTATCTGCTGGTTGCGCTGTTACGCGCGGATCGGAACTAG
- a CDS encoding MraY family glycosyltransferase, which produces MTYWWLGVVIALLSHLLTALLRRYAVANSIIDIPIARSSHSVPTPRGGGVAIAVSFLLALSLLGWTQAVSFQTLIATGGAGALIAIIGFMDDLRHIAARWRLLGHFTASGWALYWLGGLPELVLFGVTVNLGWAGKGVAVFYLVWMLNLYNFMDGIDGIASVEAICACLGMCLLYALSGKPGLVLLPLILAMAVTGFLCWNLLPARIFMGDSGSGFIGIVLGIFSIQAAWTSSQLLWAWLILLGVFIVDATFTLIRRLVRGDKVYQAHRSHAYQFASRRYGSHLPVTLAVAGLNLFWLLPVAMCVVMLGLDGAVGVVIAYVPLVALALKFHAGELEKADTK; this is translated from the coding sequence ATGACTTATTGGTGGCTGGGCGTCGTTATTGCTCTTTTGTCGCATCTGTTGACCGCGTTGCTGCGGCGGTACGCTGTTGCTAACAGCATCATTGATATTCCCATTGCCCGTAGTTCCCACTCCGTACCCACACCCAGGGGGGGAGGGGTAGCTATTGCGGTCTCCTTCCTTTTAGCGTTGTCTTTGCTCGGATGGACTCAGGCGGTTTCATTTCAGACCTTGATTGCAACTGGAGGAGCGGGGGCGTTGATCGCGATAATTGGCTTCATGGACGACCTTAGGCATATCGCCGCCCGGTGGCGTCTATTGGGTCACTTTACGGCCTCGGGGTGGGCGCTATACTGGCTGGGTGGTCTGCCAGAGCTAGTGCTCTTTGGAGTAACGGTAAACTTAGGTTGGGCTGGGAAGGGGGTTGCTGTTTTCTATTTGGTCTGGATGCTGAATTTATACAATTTCATGGACGGAATTGACGGAATTGCCAGCGTGGAAGCCATTTGCGCCTGCTTGGGTATGTGCCTGCTATACGCGTTGAGCGGTAAGCCGGGCTTAGTCTTACTGCCGCTAATACTGGCAATGGCAGTAACAGGCTTTCTATGTTGGAACCTGCTACCTGCTCGTATATTCATGGGAGACTCCGGCAGTGGATTCATCGGAATCGTCCTGGGTATTTTTTCAATCCAGGCTGCTTGGACATCCTCTCAGTTGCTATGGGCGTGGTTGATTCTGTTGGGTGTATTCATCGTAGATGCAACCTTTACGTTGATCCGCCGTCTCGTGCGGGGCGACAAGGTATACCAGGCTCATCGTAGTCACGCATATCAATTTGCCTCTCGGCGCTACGGCAGCCATTTACCAGTAACGCTTGCTGTTGCAGGTCTAAACCTGTTCTGGTTGTTGCCGGTTGCAATGTGCGTGGTCATGCTAGGATTGGATGGCGCTGTGGGTGTGGTGATTGCTTATGTGCCATTGGTTGCGCTGGCGCTCAAGTTTCATGCGGGCGAACTGGAAAAGGCTGACACCAAGTAA